One part of the Deinococcus aquaedulcis genome encodes these proteins:
- the mreB gene encoding rod shape-determining protein codes for MRLSEDIGIDLGTATFLIYSKSRGLVLQEPSVIAMARDNKQVKAVGEEAYRMIGRTPGGIVAVRPIKDGVIADEGLTEKMISMFLQKVQGSAGRLFGFKPQLMLGVPSNVSDVEKRAVLRAALNSNAKRAFLIEEPLAAAIGAGLKIAEPVGSMVVDIGGGSTDVAVISLGGIVVSESMRVAGNEFDESIIRYVRRKHNVLIGERTAEEIKVKVGAAMLLDDAENLTAEVRGRDLVNGLPKTISLDSTDVVEALSEPVTKIVEGVKRVLEITPPELVSDIIDRGIVMTGGGSLLRNFDELLRQTTGIPVAVAENAVEAVAVGTGMALEMIPVLGDSLVSSDNYLRR; via the coding sequence GTGAGGCTGTCTGAAGACATCGGAATTGACCTGGGAACGGCCACGTTCCTGATTTACAGCAAGAGCCGGGGCCTGGTGCTCCAGGAACCCAGCGTGATTGCCATGGCCCGCGACAACAAGCAGGTCAAGGCCGTGGGGGAAGAGGCGTACCGCATGATTGGGCGCACCCCCGGCGGCATCGTGGCGGTGCGGCCCATCAAGGACGGCGTGATTGCCGACGAGGGCCTGACCGAGAAGATGATTTCCATGTTCCTTCAGAAGGTGCAGGGCAGCGCGGGTCGGCTGTTCGGTTTCAAGCCGCAGCTGATGCTGGGCGTGCCCAGCAACGTCAGCGACGTGGAAAAACGCGCCGTGCTGCGCGCCGCGCTGAACTCCAATGCCAAGCGTGCCTTCCTGATCGAAGAACCCCTGGCCGCCGCCATTGGCGCGGGCCTGAAAATCGCCGAGCCGGTGGGCAGTATGGTCGTGGACATCGGCGGGGGCAGCACCGACGTGGCCGTGATCTCGCTGGGCGGCATCGTGGTCTCTGAATCCATGCGGGTGGCAGGCAACGAGTTCGACGAGAGCATCATCCGCTACGTGCGGCGCAAGCACAACGTCCTGATTGGTGAGCGCACCGCCGAGGAAATCAAGGTGAAGGTGGGCGCGGCCATGCTGCTCGACGACGCCGAGAACCTGACTGCCGAGGTGCGTGGCCGTGACCTGGTGAACGGTCTGCCCAAGACCATCAGCTTGGACAGCACCGATGTGGTCGAGGCCCTATCGGAGCCTGTCACCAAGATCGTGGAAGGCGTGAAGCGGGTGCTGGAAATCACCCCCCCCGAACTGGTCAGCGACATCATTGACCGTGGCATCGTGATGACCGGCGGCGGCTCGCTGCTGCGCAACTTCGACGAACTGCTGCGCCAGACCACCGGGATTCCGGTGGCGGTGGCCGAAAACGCGGTGGAAGCCGTGGCCGTGGGCACCGGCATGGCCCTGGAAATGATCCCGGTCCTGGGCGACAGTCTGGTCAGCAGCGACAACTATCTGCGGCGGTAA
- a CDS encoding acyl-CoA dehydrogenase: protein MTVTDAPGMTFALSDDQRLIVQHVRDYARAELAPKAAEYDRSGEYPREQLRGLAELGLLGATVPERWGGAGLDSVTYALCLEEIAAADASVAVIVSVQNGLPEQMILRYGTDEQKVRYLQPLASGEHIGAFCLTESGAGSDAASLRMQAVRDGDHWVLSGTKAWITSGGQADTYLVMARTGGSGARGVSCFIVENGTPGLSFGKPEEKLGLHASHTTTVTFEDVRVPHANMVGEEGQGLIIALASLDAGRIGIAMQALGIARAALEHATRYANEREQFGKKLREFEGVSFKIARMAARMESARLVALKAAWLKDQGKPYGKEASMAKLLASEAAVDGTRDAIQIFGGNGYSREYPVERLYRDAKVTEIYEGTSEIQQLVISRAVFAELT, encoded by the coding sequence ATGACCGTCACCGACGCCCCCGGCATGACCTTCGCGCTCAGCGACGACCAGCGCCTGATCGTGCAGCACGTGCGCGACTACGCCCGCGCGGAACTGGCGCCCAAGGCCGCCGAGTATGACCGCAGCGGCGAGTACCCGCGTGAACAGCTGCGCGGGCTGGCCGAGCTGGGCCTGCTGGGCGCCACCGTCCCCGAGCGCTGGGGCGGCGCCGGCCTGGACAGCGTGACCTACGCCCTGTGCCTGGAAGAAATCGCCGCTGCCGATGCCAGCGTGGCCGTGATCGTCTCGGTGCAAAACGGCCTGCCAGAACAGATGATTCTGCGCTACGGCACCGACGAGCAAAAAGTGCGCTACCTGCAGCCCCTGGCGAGTGGCGAGCACATCGGCGCCTTTTGCCTCACCGAGAGCGGGGCGGGCAGCGACGCCGCCAGCCTCCGCATGCAGGCGGTTCGTGACGGCGACCACTGGGTGCTTAGCGGCACCAAGGCCTGGATCACCAGCGGCGGACAGGCCGATACCTATCTGGTGATGGCGCGCACGGGCGGCAGCGGCGCGCGCGGCGTGTCGTGCTTCATTGTGGAGAACGGCACGCCGGGGCTGTCCTTTGGCAAGCCCGAGGAAAAGCTGGGCCTGCATGCCTCGCACACCACCACGGTCACCTTTGAGGATGTGCGCGTGCCCCACGCCAACATGGTGGGCGAGGAAGGCCAGGGGCTGATCATTGCGCTGGCCAGCCTGGACGCCGGGCGCATTGGGATTGCCATGCAGGCCCTGGGCATTGCCCGCGCCGCGCTGGAACATGCCACGCGCTACGCCAACGAGCGCGAGCAGTTTGGCAAGAAGCTGCGTGAATTCGAGGGGGTGTCCTTCAAGATTGCCCGCATGGCCGCGCGCATGGAAAGCGCCCGGCTGGTGGCCCTGAAAGCCGCGTGGCTCAAAGATCAGGGCAAGCCTTACGGCAAGGAAGCCAGCATGGCCAAGCTGCTGGCCAGCGAGGCGGCGGTGGACGGCACCCGGGACGCCATTCAGATTTTCGGCGGCAACGGCTACAGCCGCGAGTACCCCGTCGAGCGCCTGTACCGCGACGCCAAGGTGACCGAAATCTACGAGGGCACCAGCGAGATTCAGCAGCTGGTGATCAGCCGCGCGGTGTTTGCCGAATTGACCTGA
- a CDS encoding potassium channel family protein produces the protein MRQLLWVPGTFLVLAVLVDLLVTCIQAGEGRLNRTVQRTLYGILSALARVLRQRWPLVWSTPVLIMGTLLVWTVLTWLGWTLIFWSQPGALIRSDTGQPAAFWATFYFVGYTLSTLGLGEIVAHEPLWRILTDVAAISGFFLLTFAITFIVPVAQARADRRELALALHRAGPGAQGLILTALDDHDRGLHSLTVDLHTVLNRVDAAHLNTPYLHRLHDHERQDALDLHLPALGEALLILQGALQGECPHGLRRALASVDSLSQTFHATHGGALPPPPPWPDLTLLRAAGLPLKSDSELRAFLDTHRDLRRRLRAMSAAGLWTWDEVAQPAKDI, from the coding sequence ATGCGCCAATTGCTGTGGGTTCCAGGGACCTTTCTGGTGCTGGCGGTGCTGGTGGACCTGCTGGTGACCTGTATTCAGGCGGGCGAGGGCCGCCTCAACCGCACGGTGCAGCGCACGCTGTACGGCATTCTCAGCGCGCTGGCCCGGGTGCTGCGCCAGCGCTGGCCGCTGGTCTGGAGCACGCCGGTTCTGATCATGGGCACGCTGCTGGTCTGGACGGTGCTGACGTGGCTGGGCTGGACCCTGATCTTCTGGTCGCAGCCGGGCGCGCTGATCCGCTCGGATACCGGGCAGCCAGCGGCCTTCTGGGCCACCTTCTATTTCGTGGGCTACACCCTGAGCACCCTGGGCCTGGGCGAGATCGTGGCGCACGAACCGCTGTGGCGCATTCTGACGGACGTGGCGGCCATTTCTGGCTTTTTCCTACTGACCTTTGCCATCACCTTTATCGTGCCGGTGGCGCAGGCACGCGCCGACCGCCGTGAGCTGGCCCTGGCCTTGCACCGCGCGGGCCCCGGCGCCCAGGGCCTGATTCTCACTGCCCTGGACGACCACGACCGGGGCCTGCACAGCCTGACCGTGGACCTGCACACCGTCCTGAACCGGGTGGACGCCGCGCACCTGAACACGCCCTACTTGCACCGCCTGCACGACCACGAACGCCAGGACGCCCTGGACCTGCACCTGCCGGCCCTGGGCGAGGCGCTGCTGATCCTGCAGGGCGCGCTGCAGGGCGAGTGCCCCCACGGCCTGCGCCGCGCCCTGGCCAGCGTGGACAGCCTGAGCCAGACCTTCCACGCCACCCACGGCGGCGCGCTGCCCCCGCCCCCCCCGTGGCCGGATCTGACCCTGCTGCGCGCGGCGGGCCTGCCCCTGAAAAGCGACAGCGAACTGCGGGCCTTTCTGGATACCCACCGCGACCTGCGCCGCCGCCTGCGCGCCATGAGCGCCGCTGGTCTATGGACCTGGGACGAGGTGGCCCAGCCTGCCAAAGACATTTGA
- a CDS encoding HD domain-containing phosphohydrolase — translation METLLDTDPAAALELLKRGDRPPEVEAGRWAFWQGRALYATGDLPGAADCLRRATAFFENRPPHRAAAEAWLLLGRIFLATSQFDDAQGALDQTRALATRLPALDLEATALNQLAAVSHHRGESGQALQHLHTALDINTRLGDVTGQVQCLTNIAAQQSQLGQYKEALEQLNRAYQLAKSLPGPSALETPILSNLAQVHSMCGDHQLAYEVMRAAYHSLQEVNTPQQRALVTLNLGVFALEVGALDEAGTHLQQALTESRTIGFPLGELSALDSLGTLHERTGELAQAQVFFTGSLQLALQVGSAQGEVEARLNLGRLQLRAGRLDAAEADLRQAEKLAIQAGFPKQQIEAAEALMALYEERGDLQRALACAHTLRQLERQRFDTDRERQTRQLAIQFEVERAQQDARLYQLRTAMAQEAQEAAEQQVRERTAELARAQHEVVTRLAVAAEYRDDTTGEHTRRVGRAAARIARALGWPQAQASMLGVAARLHDVGKIGIPDRILLKRSRLTPEEFAQMQQHPLIGGRILSGGRSALLQMAEEIARSHHERWDGSGYPLGLRGEAIPLTGRIVAVADVFDALTQARPYKLAWTVEQSLEELQAQAGRQFDPAVVEAALRVLPLQGADELLGSEHDPLLAEEEAPHVLQVFEHLLAERLAGTQTPDEPGSEQEGPASE, via the coding sequence GTGGAAACGCTTCTGGATACGGACCCAGCGGCGGCGCTGGAGCTGCTGAAGCGCGGCGACCGCCCGCCCGAAGTCGAGGCGGGGCGCTGGGCGTTCTGGCAGGGCCGCGCTCTGTACGCCACCGGCGACCTGCCCGGGGCGGCCGACTGCCTGCGCCGCGCCACCGCCTTCTTCGAGAACCGGCCCCCGCACCGGGCAGCGGCCGAAGCGTGGCTGCTGCTGGGGCGCATCTTTCTGGCCACCAGCCAGTTCGATGACGCGCAGGGGGCGCTGGACCAGACCCGGGCGCTGGCCACGCGCCTGCCCGCGCTCGACCTGGAGGCCACGGCCCTGAACCAGCTGGCGGCGGTCAGCCATCACCGGGGCGAATCGGGACAGGCGCTGCAGCATCTGCACACAGCGCTGGACATCAACACCCGCCTGGGCGACGTCACCGGGCAGGTGCAGTGCCTGACCAACATCGCCGCGCAGCAAAGCCAGCTGGGGCAGTACAAAGAAGCCCTGGAACAGCTCAACCGGGCCTACCAGCTGGCCAAGAGCCTGCCGGGGCCCTCGGCGCTGGAAACGCCCATTCTGAGCAACCTGGCGCAGGTGCATTCCATGTGCGGCGATCACCAGCTGGCCTACGAGGTGATGCGCGCGGCCTATCACTCGCTGCAAGAGGTCAATACCCCGCAGCAGCGCGCCCTGGTCACGCTGAACCTGGGGGTCTTTGCCCTGGAAGTGGGGGCGCTGGATGAGGCCGGCACGCATCTCCAACAGGCCCTGACCGAAAGCCGGACCATCGGGTTTCCGCTGGGCGAGCTGAGCGCGCTGGACTCACTGGGCACCCTGCATGAACGGACGGGCGAACTGGCACAGGCACAGGTGTTTTTTACAGGCTCGCTGCAACTGGCCTTGCAGGTGGGCTCGGCGCAGGGGGAGGTGGAAGCGCGGCTGAACCTGGGCCGGCTGCAGCTGCGCGCGGGGCGCCTGGACGCCGCCGAAGCCGATCTGCGGCAGGCCGAGAAGCTGGCCATTCAAGCGGGCTTTCCCAAACAGCAGATCGAGGCGGCCGAGGCGCTGATGGCGCTCTACGAGGAGCGCGGCGACCTGCAGCGCGCGCTGGCCTGCGCGCATACCCTGCGCCAGTTGGAGCGGCAACGCTTTGACACCGACCGCGAGCGGCAAACCCGCCAGCTGGCCATTCAGTTTGAGGTGGAACGGGCTCAGCAGGACGCGCGGCTGTACCAGTTGCGGACCGCCATGGCCCAGGAGGCGCAGGAAGCGGCCGAGCAGCAGGTGCGTGAACGCACCGCCGAACTGGCCCGCGCCCAGCACGAGGTGGTCACGCGCCTGGCCGTGGCGGCCGAGTACCGCGACGACACCACCGGCGAGCACACGCGCCGGGTGGGCCGCGCCGCCGCCCGCATTGCCCGGGCGCTGGGCTGGCCCCAGGCGCAGGCCAGCATGCTGGGGGTGGCGGCGCGCCTGCACGACGTGGGCAAGATCGGTATTCCCGACCGCATTCTGCTCAAACGGAGCCGCCTGACCCCGGAAGAATTTGCCCAGATGCAGCAGCACCCCCTGATTGGTGGCCGGATTCTGTCGGGTGGCCGCTCCGCGCTGCTGCAGATGGCCGAGGAGATTGCCCGGTCGCACCACGAACGCTGGGACGGCAGCGGTTACCCACTGGGCCTGCGCGGCGAGGCCATTCCCCTGACCGGGCGCATTGTGGCCGTGGCCGATGTTTTTGACGCCCTGACGCAGGCCCGGCCCTACAAGCTGGCCTGGACAGTCGAGCAATCGCTGGAAGAACTGCAGGCGCAGGCCGGGCGGCAGTTTGACCCGGCCGTAGTGGAAGCGGCCCTGCGCGTGCTGCCGCTGCAGGGGGCCGATGAGCTGCTCGGCAGCGAACACGATCCCTTGCTGGCCGAGGAAGAAGCGCCCCATGTACTCCAGGTCTTCGAGCACCTGCTGGCCGAGCGGCTGGCGGGCACCCAGACCCCCGATGAACCAGGGAGTGAGCAGGAAGGCCCCGCGTCGGAGTGA